The following proteins are co-located in the Pseudomonas fluorescens genome:
- the nuoN gene encoding NADH-quinone oxidoreductase subunit NuoN: MEFTIQHFIALAPLLITSLTIVVVMLAIAWRRNHSQTFLLSCAGLNLALLSIIPALKVAPLAVTPLMMIDDFALLYIALILVATLACVTLAHAYLGEGGTGYPGNKEELYLLILLAAAGGIVLVSAQHLAGLFIGLELLSIPTYGLVAYAFFNKRSLEAGIKYMVLSAAGSAFLLFGMALLYAEAGSLSFTGIGHALATTSMPAPIAQLGLAMMLIGLAFKLSLVPFHLWTPDVYEGAPAPVAAFLATASKVAVFAVMVRLFQISPAANTGVLSNVLTVIAIASILFGNLLALTQNNLKRLLGYSSIAHFGYLLIALVASKGLAVEAIGVYLVTYVITSLGAFGVITLMSSPYKGRDADALYEYRGLFWRRPYLTAVLTVMMLSLAGIPLTAGFIGKFYIVATGVEAHEWWLVASLVLGSAIGVFYYLRVMVTLYLIEPNLRRVDAELHWEQKAGGVMLLAIALLAFFLGVYPQPLLTLVQHAVLGV, from the coding sequence ATGGAATTCACGATCCAACACTTTATCGCGCTTGCGCCGCTGCTGATTACCAGCCTCACCATTGTGGTGGTGATGCTGGCGATCGCCTGGCGCCGCAATCACTCGCAAACGTTCCTGCTGTCCTGTGCCGGTTTGAACCTGGCCCTGCTGTCGATCATTCCGGCCCTTAAAGTCGCGCCACTGGCCGTGACCCCGCTGATGATGATCGATGACTTCGCGCTGCTGTATATCGCGTTGATCCTCGTCGCCACCCTGGCCTGCGTGACCCTCGCGCATGCCTACCTCGGCGAAGGCGGCACCGGCTACCCTGGCAACAAGGAGGAGCTGTACCTGCTGATCCTGCTGGCTGCGGCCGGTGGCATCGTGCTGGTCAGCGCGCAGCACCTCGCGGGCTTGTTCATCGGCCTGGAACTGCTGTCGATCCCGACCTACGGCCTGGTGGCCTACGCCTTCTTCAACAAGCGCTCCCTGGAAGCCGGCATCAAGTACATGGTGCTCTCGGCCGCCGGTTCCGCGTTCCTGTTGTTCGGTATGGCCCTGCTCTACGCAGAAGCCGGCAGCCTGAGCTTCACCGGTATCGGTCACGCCCTGGCAACCACCAGCATGCCTGCGCCAATCGCCCAGTTGGGCCTGGCCATGATGCTGATCGGCCTGGCGTTCAAGCTCTCCCTGGTGCCGTTCCACCTGTGGACCCCGGACGTGTACGAAGGCGCCCCGGCGCCGGTGGCGGCGTTCCTGGCCACAGCGTCGAAGGTTGCCGTGTTTGCGGTGATGGTGCGTCTGTTCCAGATCTCCCCTGCCGCCAACACCGGCGTGCTGAGCAACGTGCTGACCGTGATCGCGATTGCGTCGATCCTGTTCGGTAACCTGCTGGCCCTGACCCAGAACAACCTCAAGCGTCTGCTCGGTTACTCCTCCATCGCTCACTTCGGCTACCTGCTGATCGCCCTGGTGGCGAGCAAAGGCCTGGCCGTGGAAGCGATTGGCGTGTACCTGGTCACCTACGTCATCACCAGCCTCGGCGCATTCGGCGTTATCACGCTGATGTCCTCGCCGTACAAAGGCCGTGACGCCGACGCCCTGTACGAATACCGCGGCCTGTTCTGGCGCCGTCCGTACCTGACCGCCGTACTCACCGTGATGATGCTGTCCCTGGCCGGCATCCCGCTGACCGCGGGCTTTATCGGCAAGTTCTACATCGTCGCTACCGGTGTTGAAGCGCACGAGTGGTGGTTGGTTGCGTCCCTGGTACTGGGCAGCGCCATCGGCGTGTTCTACTACCTGCGCGTGATGGTCACCCTGTACCTGATCGAGCCAAACCTGCGCCGTGTGGACGCCGAGCTGCACTGGGAACAAAAAGCCGGTGGCGTGATGCTGCTGGCAATCGCCCTGCTGGCGTTCTTCCTGGGTGTGTACCCTCAACCGTTGCTCACCTTGGTGCAGCATGCGGTGCTGGGCGTTTGA
- the nuoG gene encoding NADH-quinone oxidoreductase subunit NuoG, which translates to MATIHVDGKALEVDGADNLLQACLSLGLDIPYFCWHPALGSVGACRQCAVKQYTDENDTRGRIVMSCMTPATDNTWISIEDEESKAFRTSVVEWLMTNHPHDCPVCEEGGHCHLQDMTVMTGHNERRYRFTKRTHQNQDLGPFISHEMNRCIACYRCVRFYKDYAGGTDLGVFGAHDNVYFGRVEDGVLESEFSGNLTEVCPTGVFTDKTHSERYNRKWDMQFAPSICHGCSSGCNISPGERYGELRRIENRFNGSVNQYFLCDRGRFGYGYVNREDRPRQPLLAGGAKLSTDEALDKAADLLRGRNIVGIGSPRASLESNFALRELVGAEHFYSGIEAAELERIRLVLQVLNDSPLPVPNMRDIEDHDAIFVLGEDLTQTAARIALSLRQSVKGKAEDMADAMRVQPWLDAAVKNIGQHALNPLFIASLAETKLDDIAEECVHAAPDDLARIGFAVAHALDASAPAVEGLDTEAAELAQRIADALLAAKRPLIIAGTSLGSKALIEAAANIAKALKLRDKNGSISLVVPEANSLGLAMLGGESLDAALQAVTDGKADAIVVLENDLYTRTDSAKVDAALDAAKVLIVADHQKTATSERADLVLPAATFAEGDGTLVSQEGRAQRFFQVFDPKYMDASILVHEGWRWLHALRSTLLNQPLDWTQLDHVTAAVAASAPQLARIVDAAPSAAFRIKGMKLAREPLRYSGRTAMRADISVHEPRTPQDNDTAFAFSMEGYSGSVEPRQQVPFAWSPGWNSPQAWNKFQDEVGGHIRAGDPGTRLIESTGDALNWFAAVPRPFNPAQGTWQVVPFFHLFGSEETSSKAAPVQERIPAAYVSVAKSEADRLGVNDGALLSLNVGGKTLRLPLRINDELGAGLVALPKGLAGIPPAIFGQTVDGLQEAAQ; encoded by the coding sequence ATGGCCACTATCCACGTAGACGGCAAAGCGCTCGAAGTCGATGGGGCGGACAACCTGTTACAGGCATGTCTGTCACTAGGCCTCGACATCCCTTATTTCTGCTGGCACCCCGCGCTTGGTAGCGTGGGTGCCTGCCGCCAGTGTGCGGTCAAGCAGTACACCGACGAAAACGACACCCGTGGTCGTATCGTCATGTCCTGCATGACCCCAGCCACCGACAACACTTGGATCTCCATCGAAGATGAAGAATCCAAGGCGTTCCGCACCAGCGTTGTCGAATGGCTGATGACCAACCACCCCCACGACTGCCCGGTCTGTGAGGAAGGCGGTCACTGCCACCTGCAAGACATGACGGTGATGACCGGCCACAACGAGCGCCGTTATCGCTTCACCAAGCGCACTCACCAGAACCAGGACCTCGGCCCGTTCATTTCCCACGAAATGAACCGCTGCATCGCCTGCTACCGTTGCGTGCGTTTCTATAAAGACTACGCCGGCGGCACCGACCTGGGCGTATTCGGCGCCCACGACAACGTGTACTTCGGTCGCGTTGAAGACGGCGTGCTCGAAAGCGAGTTCTCCGGCAACCTCACCGAGGTCTGCCCGACCGGTGTGTTTACCGACAAGACGCACTCCGAGCGTTACAACCGTAAGTGGGACATGCAGTTCGCACCGAGCATCTGCCATGGCTGCTCCAGCGGTTGCAACATCTCCCCGGGCGAGCGCTACGGCGAATTACGGCGGATCGAAAACCGCTTCAACGGTTCGGTCAACCAGTACTTCCTGTGCGACCGTGGCCGTTTCGGCTATGGCTACGTCAACCGCGAAGACCGCCCACGCCAGCCGCTGTTGGCCGGTGGCGCCAAGCTGAGCACCGACGAAGCACTGGATAAAGCCGCCGACCTGTTGCGCGGCCGCAACATCGTCGGTATCGGTTCGCCACGCGCCAGCCTCGAAAGCAACTTCGCGTTGCGCGAGCTGGTCGGTGCCGAGCACTTCTACTCCGGTATCGAAGCCGCTGAGCTGGAGCGCATTCGCCTGGTCCTGCAGGTGCTGAACGACAGCCCGCTGCCGGTTCCGAACATGCGCGACATCGAAGACCACGATGCGATCTTCGTCCTCGGCGAAGACCTGACCCAGACCGCTGCGCGTATCGCGCTGTCGCTGCGTCAGTCGGTCAAAGGCAAGGCCGAAGACATGGCCGACGCCATGCGCGTACAGCCTTGGCTTGACGCCGCGGTGAAAAACATCGGCCAGCACGCGCTGAACCCGCTGTTTATCGCAAGCCTGGCTGAAACCAAGCTCGACGACATCGCCGAAGAATGCGTGCACGCCGCGCCTGACGACCTGGCGCGTATTGGTTTCGCCGTGGCCCACGCCCTGGACGCCAGCGCACCTGCCGTCGAAGGCCTGGACACGGAAGCCGCGGAACTGGCCCAGCGCATCGCCGACGCCCTGCTGGCCGCCAAGCGTCCATTGATCATTGCCGGCACCTCGTTGGGTTCCAAAGCGCTGATCGAAGCCGCCGCCAACATCGCCAAAGCCTTGAAGCTGCGCGACAAGAACGGTTCCATCAGCCTCGTCGTGCCGGAAGCCAACAGCCTTGGCCTGGCCATGCTCGGTGGCGAGTCCCTCGACGCCGCCCTGCAGGCTGTGACCGACGGCAAAGCTGACGCCATCGTGGTACTGGAAAACGACCTGTACACCCGCACCGATTCGGCCAAGGTTGACGCCGCGCTGGACGCCGCCAAGGTGCTGATCGTTGCCGATCACCAGAAGACCGCCACCAGCGAGCGTGCCGACCTGGTGCTGCCAGCCGCCACCTTCGCCGAAGGCGACGGTACCCTGGTCAGCCAGGAAGGCCGTGCCCAGCGCTTCTTCCAGGTGTTCGATCCGAAATACATGGACGCCAGCATCCTGGTTCACGAAGGCTGGCGCTGGCTGCATGCCCTGCGCTCGACCCTGCTGAACCAGCCACTCGACTGGACCCAGCTCGACCACGTCACCGCAGCCGTCGCCGCAAGCGCCCCGCAACTGGCGCGCATTGTCGACGCGGCACCGTCCGCCGCGTTCCGCATCAAGGGCATGAAGCTGGCCCGTGAGCCGCTGCGTTACTCCGGGCGTACCGCCATGCGTGCTGACATCAGCGTGCACGAACCGCGTACACCGCAGGACAACGACACCGCGTTCGCCTTCTCCATGGAAGGTTATTCGGGTTCGGTCGAGCCGCGTCAACAGGTGCCGTTTGCCTGGTCGCCGGGCTGGAACTCGCCGCAGGCCTGGAACAAGTTCCAGGACGAAGTCGGTGGTCATATCCGCGCTGGCGACCCAGGCACCCGCCTGATCGAAAGCACCGGTGATGCGCTGAACTGGTTCGCCGCCGTCCCGCGTCCGTTCAACCCGGCCCAGGGCACCTGGCAGGTTGTGCCGTTCTTCCACCTGTTCGGCAGCGAAGAAACCTCTTCCAAAGCCGCACCGGTTCAAGAGCGCATTCCGGCCGCCTACGTGTCCGTGGCCAAGTCCGAAGCCGACCGCCTGGGTGTCAACGACGGCGCCCTGCTCAGCCTGAACGTCGGTGGCAAGACCCTGCGTCTGCCGCTGCGTATCAACGACGAGTTGGGTGCGGGTCTGGTGGCACTGCCAAAAGGCCTCGCCGGTATCCCGCCTGCGATCTTTGGCCAAACCGTTGACGGTCTGCAGGAGGCAGCGCAATGA
- the nuoL gene encoding NADH-quinone oxidoreductase subunit L, which produces MNMIFLTFVFPLIGFLLLSFSRGRWSENLSALVGVGSIGLSAIVAAYVIWQFNVAPPEGGHYTLVLWQWMSVEGFKPNFALYIDGLSITMLGVVVGVGFLIHLFASWYMRGEAGYSRFFAYTNLFIASMLFLVLGDNLLFLYFGWEGVGLCSYLLIGFYYSNRNNGNAALKAFIVTRIGDVFMAIGLFILFQQVGTLNIQELLVLAPQKFQVGDFWITLATLMLLGGAVGKSAQLPLQTWLADAMAGPTPVSALIHAATMVTAGVYLIARTHGLFTLAPEILHLVGLVGGVTLVLAGFAALVQTDIKRILAYSTMSQIGYMFLALGVGAWDAAIFHLMTHAFFKALLFLASGAVIVACHHEQNIFKMGGLWKKLPLAYASFIVGGAALAALPLVTAGFYSKDEILWEAFASGNQNLLYAGLVGAFMTSLYTFRLIFITFHGEAKTEAHAGHGISHWLPLSVLIILSTFIGAMITPPLAGVLPESAGHAGGAAKHSLEIASGAIAIAGILLAALLFLGKRRFVTAVANSGIGRFLSAWWFAAWGFDWIYDKLFVKPYLAISHVLRRDPLDQTIGLIPRAAKAGHTALSRSETGQLRWYAASMAVGAVLVIGAIVVVAV; this is translated from the coding sequence ATGAACATGATCTTTCTGACTTTCGTATTTCCCCTGATCGGTTTCCTGCTGCTGTCGTTCTCCCGTGGACGCTGGTCGGAAAACCTGTCTGCCCTGGTGGGTGTGGGTTCCATTGGCCTGTCGGCGATTGTCGCCGCCTATGTCATCTGGCAATTCAACGTGGCGCCGCCGGAAGGCGGCCACTACACCCTGGTACTGTGGCAGTGGATGTCGGTGGAGGGCTTCAAGCCCAACTTCGCCCTCTACATCGACGGCCTGTCGATCACCATGCTTGGCGTGGTCGTCGGTGTAGGCTTCCTGATCCACCTGTTCGCGTCCTGGTACATGCGCGGTGAGGCCGGTTACTCGCGCTTCTTCGCCTACACCAACCTGTTTATCGCCAGCATGCTGTTCCTGGTCCTCGGCGATAACCTGTTGTTCCTGTACTTCGGCTGGGAAGGCGTGGGCCTGTGCTCGTACCTGTTGATCGGTTTCTACTACAGCAACCGCAACAACGGTAACGCGGCACTCAAGGCCTTTATCGTCACCCGCATCGGCGACGTGTTCATGGCCATCGGCCTGTTCATCCTGTTCCAACAAGTGGGCACGCTGAACATCCAGGAACTGCTGGTGCTGGCACCGCAGAAGTTCCAGGTCGGTGATTTCTGGATCACCCTGGCGACCCTGATGCTGCTGGGTGGCGCTGTGGGTAAATCCGCACAACTGCCGCTGCAAACCTGGCTGGCGGATGCGATGGCCGGCCCGACTCCGGTCTCCGCACTGATCCACGCCGCAACCATGGTCACCGCCGGTGTCTACCTGATCGCCCGTACCCACGGCCTGTTCACCCTGGCGCCGGAAATCCTGCACCTGGTGGGCCTGGTTGGCGGCGTGACCCTGGTACTGGCCGGCTTCGCCGCGCTGGTGCAGACCGACATCAAGCGTATCCTCGCCTACTCGACCATGAGCCAGATCGGCTACATGTTCCTGGCCCTGGGCGTCGGTGCCTGGGACGCGGCGATCTTCCACCTGATGACCCACGCGTTCTTCAAGGCGCTGCTGTTCCTTGCTTCGGGTGCGGTGATCGTTGCCTGCCACCACGAGCAGAACATCTTCAAGATGGGCGGCCTGTGGAAGAAACTGCCGTTGGCCTACGCCAGCTTCATTGTGGGGGGTGCGGCGCTGGCTGCCCTGCCGTTGGTGACCGCCGGTTTCTACTCCAAAGACGAAATCCTCTGGGAAGCCTTTGCCAGCGGTAACCAGAATCTGCTCTACGCAGGTCTGGTGGGTGCCTTCATGACCTCGCTGTACACCTTCCGCCTGATCTTCATCACCTTCCACGGTGAAGCCAAGACCGAAGCACACGCAGGCCACGGTATCTCCCACTGGCTGCCACTGTCGGTGCTGATCATCCTGTCGACCTTCATCGGCGCCATGATCACCCCGCCACTGGCCGGTGTATTGCCGGAAAGCGCTGGGCATGCCGGCGGCGCTGCCAAGCACAGCCTGGAGATCGCCTCCGGCGCCATCGCCATCGCCGGTATCCTGCTGGCGGCCCTGTTGTTCCTCGGCAAGCGTCGCTTCGTGACCGCCGTCGCCAACAGTGGCATTGGCCGCTTCCTTTCGGCCTGGTGGTTCGCCGCCTGGGGCTTCGACTGGATCTACGACAAACTGTTCGTCAAGCCTTACCTTGCGATCAGCCATGTACTGCGCAGAGACCCGCTCGACCAGACCATCGGTTTGATCCCGCGCGCCGCCAAGGCCGGTCACACCGCCCTGAGCCGCAGCGAGACGGGCCAATTGCGTTGGTATGCAGCTTCCATGGCCGTCGGCGCCGTGCTGGTGATCGGCGCCATCGTGGTGGTAGCGGTATGA
- the nuoM gene encoding NADH-quinone oxidoreductase subunit M: MILPWLILIPFIGGLLCWMGERFGATLPRWIALLTMSLELALGLWLWAHGDYSFAPAPGVDPTFALEFKHVWIQRFGINVHLALDGLSLLMILLTGLLGILSVLCSWKEIQRHVGFFHLNLMWILGGVVGVFLALDLFMFFFFWEMMLVPMYFLIALWGHSSSDGKKTRIYAATKFFIFTQASGLIMLVAILGLVLVNFNSTGVITFNYADLLKTKMSLTTEYILMLGFFIAFAVKLPVVPFHSWLPDAHAQAPTAGSVDLAGILLKTAAYGLLRFALPLFPNASAEFAPIAMTLGLIGIFYGAFLAFAQTDIKRLIAFSSVSHMGFVLIGIYSGSQLALQGAVIQMLAHGVSAAALFILSGQLYERLHTRDMREMGGVWSRIAYLPAISLFFAAASLGLPGTGNFIGEFLILMGSFVHTPWISAIATSGLVFGSVYSLIMIHRAYFGPAKSDTVLQGMDARELIMVLGLAVLLIYIGVYPQPFLDTSAATMHGVQQWFSTAFTQLASAR, encoded by the coding sequence ATGATTCTGCCCTGGCTAATCCTGATCCCCTTTATCGGCGGCCTGCTCTGCTGGATGGGTGAACGCTTCGGCGCCACCCTCCCCCGCTGGATTGCGTTGCTGACCATGTCCCTGGAACTCGCGCTCGGCCTCTGGCTGTGGGCCCATGGCGACTATTCATTTGCTCCGGCACCGGGTGTCGATCCGACCTTCGCGCTTGAATTCAAGCACGTGTGGATCCAGCGCTTCGGCATCAACGTGCACCTGGCCCTCGACGGCCTGTCGCTGTTGATGATCCTGCTGACCGGCCTGCTGGGTATCCTCTCGGTACTCTGCTCCTGGAAAGAGATTCAGCGTCACGTGGGCTTCTTCCACCTGAACCTGATGTGGATCCTGGGCGGCGTTGTCGGCGTGTTCCTCGCCCTCGACCTGTTCATGTTCTTCTTCTTCTGGGAAATGATGCTGGTGCCGATGTACTTCCTCATCGCGCTCTGGGGTCACAGTTCTTCGGACGGCAAGAAAACCCGGATCTACGCGGCGACCAAGTTCTTCATCTTCACCCAGGCTTCCGGCCTGATCATGTTGGTGGCGATCCTGGGTCTGGTACTGGTCAACTTCAACAGCACGGGCGTGATCACGTTCAACTACGCCGACCTGTTGAAAACCAAGATGTCCCTGACCACCGAGTACATCCTGATGCTGGGCTTCTTCATCGCGTTCGCGGTGAAGCTGCCGGTGGTGCCGTTCCACTCCTGGTTGCCTGACGCTCACGCCCAGGCGCCGACCGCAGGTTCCGTGGACCTGGCGGGTATCCTGCTGAAAACGGCGGCCTACGGCCTGCTGCGTTTCGCCCTGCCGCTGTTCCCGAATGCCTCGGCCGAGTTTGCGCCGATCGCCATGACCCTGGGTCTGATCGGGATCTTCTACGGTGCGTTCCTGGCCTTCGCCCAAACCGACATCAAGCGTCTGATCGCCTTCTCGTCCGTTTCCCACATGGGTTTCGTACTGATCGGCATCTACTCCGGCAGCCAGCTGGCGTTGCAAGGCGCAGTGATCCAGATGTTGGCCCACGGTGTCTCGGCCGCCGCGCTGTTTATCCTCAGTGGCCAGCTGTACGAGCGCCTGCACACCCGTGACATGCGTGAAATGGGTGGCGTGTGGTCACGCATCGCTTACCTGCCGGCGATCAGCCTGTTCTTCGCCGCCGCCTCCCTGGGCTTGCCGGGCACCGGCAACTTCATCGGCGAGTTCCTGATCCTGATGGGTTCGTTCGTGCACACACCGTGGATCAGTGCCATTGCGACTTCCGGCCTGGTGTTCGGTTCGGTTTACTCGCTGATCATGATCCACCGCGCCTATTTCGGCCCGGCCAAGTCCGACACCGTCCTGCAAGGGATGGATGCTCGCGAACTGATCATGGTGCTCGGCCTTGCGGTGCTGCTGATCTACATCGGCGTGTACCCGCAACCGTTCCTGGACACTTCTGCCGCGACGATGCATGGCGTGCAGCAGTGGTTCAGCACCGCCTTCACTCAACTCGCTTCGGCACGGTAA
- the nuoJ gene encoding NADH-quinone oxidoreductase subunit J — protein MEFAFYFASGIAVVSTLRVITNTNPVHALLYLIISLIAVAMTFFSLGAPFAGVLEVIAYAGAIMVLFVFVVMMLNLGPASVAQERVWLKPGIWLGPVVLAALLLGELLYVLFAHQSGQAIGHTTVDAKAVGISLFGPYLLVVELASMLLLAAAITAFHLGRNEAKEQ, from the coding sequence ATGGAATTCGCTTTCTATTTCGCGTCGGGTATTGCAGTGGTGTCCACGCTTCGCGTGATCACCAACACCAACCCCGTGCACGCCCTGCTCTACCTGATCATTTCGCTGATCGCCGTGGCCATGACCTTCTTCAGCCTCGGCGCACCGTTCGCCGGTGTCCTGGAAGTGATTGCCTACGCCGGCGCCATCATGGTGCTGTTCGTGTTTGTGGTGATGATGCTCAACCTGGGGCCGGCTTCGGTCGCCCAGGAGCGCGTCTGGCTCAAACCCGGCATCTGGCTTGGCCCGGTTGTCCTGGCCGCCCTGCTGCTGGGTGAACTGCTGTATGTGCTGTTCGCTCACCAGAGCGGCCAGGCCATCGGCCACACCACCGTAGACGCGAAGGCCGTGGGCATCAGCCTGTTCGGCCCGTACCTGCTGGTGGTCGAACTGGCTTCGATGCTGCTGCTCGCGGCAGCCATCACCGCCTTCCACTTGGGCCGCAACGAAGCCAAGGAGCAATGA
- the nuoH gene encoding NADH-quinone oxidoreductase subunit NuoH encodes MTWFTPEVIDVIISVVKAIVILLAVVVAGALLSFVERRLLGWWQDRYGPNRVGPFGMFQIAADMLKMFFKEDWTPPFADKVIFTLAPVVAMSALLIAFAVIPITPTWGVADLNIGLLFFFAMAGLSVYAVLFAGWSSNNKFALLGSLRASAQTVSYEVFMGLALMGIVVQVGSFNMRDIVEYQAQNLWFIIPQFFGFCTFFIAGVAVTHRHPFDQPEAEQELADGYHIEYAGMKWGMFFVGEYIGIILISALLVTLFFGGWHGPFNILPQLAFFWFFLKTAFFIMLFILLRASIPRPRYDQVMDFSWRFCLPLTLINLLVTAAVVLLNTPAGAVQ; translated from the coding sequence ATGACCTGGTTCACCCCTGAAGTGATCGACGTGATCATCTCGGTCGTCAAGGCCATCGTGATCCTGTTGGCCGTGGTCGTCGCGGGCGCCCTGCTCAGCTTCGTCGAGCGTCGCCTGCTGGGCTGGTGGCAGGACCGTTACGGTCCGAACCGCGTTGGCCCGTTTGGTATGTTCCAGATCGCCGCCGACATGCTGAAAATGTTCTTCAAGGAAGACTGGACCCCACCGTTTGCCGACAAGGTGATCTTCACCCTGGCACCGGTCGTGGCCATGAGCGCCTTGCTGATCGCCTTCGCCGTTATCCCGATCACCCCGACCTGGGGCGTGGCGGACCTGAACATCGGCTTGCTGTTCTTCTTCGCCATGGCCGGTCTGTCGGTCTACGCGGTGCTGTTCGCCGGTTGGTCGAGTAACAACAAGTTCGCCCTGCTGGGCAGCTTGCGGGCTTCGGCCCAGACCGTGTCCTACGAAGTGTTCATGGGCCTCGCGCTGATGGGCATCGTGGTGCAGGTCGGCTCGTTCAACATGCGCGACATCGTCGAGTACCAGGCGCAGAACCTGTGGTTCATCATTCCGCAGTTCTTTGGCTTCTGCACCTTCTTCATCGCTGGCGTCGCCGTGACTCACCGTCACCCGTTCGACCAGCCGGAAGCGGAACAGGAACTGGCCGACGGTTACCACATTGAATACGCCGGCATGAAATGGGGCATGTTCTTCGTTGGCGAGTACATCGGCATCATCTTGATCTCGGCCCTGCTGGTCACGCTGTTCTTCGGCGGCTGGCACGGTCCGTTCAACATCTTGCCGCAACTGGCGTTCTTCTGGTTCTTCTTGAAGACGGCGTTCTTCATCATGCTGTTCATCCTGCTGCGCGCCTCTATTCCGCGCCCGCGCTATGACCAGGTGATGGATTTCAGCTGGAGATTCTGCCTGCCGCTGACCCTGATCAATTTGCTGGTGACGGCTGCCGTTGTGTTGTTGAACACGCCAGCCGGCGCGGTTCAGTGA
- the nuoI gene encoding NADH-quinone oxidoreductase subunit NuoI — protein sequence MFKYIGDIVKGTGTQLRSLVMVFGHGFRKRDTLQYPEEAVYLPPRYRGRIVLTRDPDGEERCVACNLCAVACPVGCISLQKAETEDGRWYPDFFRINFSRCIFCGLCEEACPTTAIQLTPDFEMAEFKRQDLVYEKEDLLISGPGKNPDYNFYRVAGMAVAGKPKGAAQNEAEPINVKSLLP from the coding sequence ATGTTCAAATATATTGGCGACATCGTTAAGGGTACCGGTACCCAGTTGCGAAGCCTGGTGATGGTGTTCGGTCACGGCTTCCGCAAACGCGACACCCTGCAATACCCGGAAGAAGCGGTGTACCTGCCGCCGCGCTATCGCGGCCGTATCGTGCTGACCCGCGACCCCGATGGCGAAGAGCGTTGTGTAGCCTGCAACCTGTGCGCCGTGGCGTGCCCGGTAGGCTGCATCTCCCTGCAGAAAGCTGAAACCGAAGACGGTCGCTGGTACCCGGACTTCTTCCGCATCAACTTCTCGCGCTGCATTTTCTGCGGCCTCTGCGAGGAAGCTTGCCCGACCACCGCGATCCAGCTGACACCGGATTTCGAGATGGCCGAGTTCAAACGTCAGGACCTGGTGTACGAGAAAGAAGATCTGTTGATCTCTGGTCCCGGTAAAAACCCTGATTACAACTTCTATCGTGTTGCAGGTATGGCCGTTGCCGGTAAGCCGAAAGGCGCCGCACAAAACGAAGCCGAGCCGATCAACGTGAAGAGCTTGCTGCCTTAA
- the nuoK gene encoding NADH-quinone oxidoreductase subunit NuoK yields the protein MPAIPLEHGLAVAGILFCLGLVGLMVRRNILFVLMSLEIMMNAAALAFIVAGARWGQPDGQVMFILVISLAAAEASIGLAILLQLYRRFHTLDIDAASEMRG from the coding sequence ATGCCTGCTATCCCTTTGGAGCATGGTCTGGCGGTCGCCGGCATCCTGTTCTGCCTTGGCCTGGTCGGCCTGATGGTCCGCCGTAACATTCTGTTCGTGTTGATGAGCCTGGAAATCATGATGAACGCCGCAGCACTGGCGTTCATCGTTGCGGGTGCACGTTGGGGCCAGCCGGATGGACAAGTCATGTTCATCCTGGTGATCAGCCTGGCAGCCGCCGAGGCCAGTATTGGCCTGGCGATCCTGCTGCAACTGTATCGTCGCTTCCACACGCTTGATATCGACGCTGCCAGTGAGATGCGCGGATGA